The following are encoded together in the Mycolicibacterium arabiense genome:
- a CDS encoding citrate synthase 2 — protein MPGVPDDFVEGLEGVVAFTTQIAEPDKDGGALRYRGVDIDELVSRRVTFGDVWALLVDGEFGNGLRPAEPFPLPIHSGDVRVDVQAGLAMLAPIWGYAPLLDIDDATARDQLARASVMALSYVAQSARGIHKPAVPQRNIDECDTVTARFMTRWKGDPDPRHVEAIDAYWVSAAEHGMNASTFTARVIASTGADVAAALSGAVGAMSGPLHGGAPARVLPMVEEVERTGDARAVVKGILDRKDKLMGFGHRVYRAEDPRARVLRATAQRLAAPRFEVAAALEQAALAELRERRPDRAIETNVEFWAAVILDFAGVPPQMMPAMFTCGRTAGWCAHILEQKRLGKLVRPAAVYVGPEPRSVETVAGWDRVATS, from the coding sequence ATGCCAGGGGTTCCCGACGACTTCGTCGAAGGCTTGGAGGGCGTGGTGGCCTTCACCACGCAGATCGCAGAACCGGACAAGGACGGTGGCGCGCTGCGCTACCGCGGGGTCGACATCGACGAGCTGGTGAGCCGCCGCGTCACGTTCGGTGACGTGTGGGCCCTGCTCGTCGACGGCGAGTTCGGCAACGGGTTGCGGCCCGCCGAGCCGTTCCCGCTGCCCATCCACAGCGGCGACGTCCGCGTCGACGTGCAGGCGGGGCTGGCGATGCTGGCGCCGATCTGGGGTTACGCACCGCTGCTCGACATCGACGACGCCACCGCCCGCGACCAGCTGGCCCGCGCGTCGGTTATGGCACTTTCCTACGTCGCGCAGTCGGCCCGCGGAATCCACAAGCCCGCGGTGCCGCAGCGCAACATCGACGAGTGCGACACCGTCACAGCGCGATTCATGACGCGATGGAAGGGTGACCCGGACCCCCGCCACGTGGAGGCAATCGACGCCTACTGGGTGTCGGCGGCCGAGCACGGCATGAACGCCTCGACGTTCACCGCCCGCGTGATCGCCTCGACCGGAGCCGACGTCGCCGCAGCACTGTCGGGCGCGGTGGGCGCGATGAGCGGGCCGCTGCACGGCGGGGCGCCCGCGCGCGTGCTGCCGATGGTCGAAGAGGTGGAGCGCACCGGCGACGCCCGCGCGGTCGTGAAGGGCATCCTCGACCGCAAGGACAAGCTGATGGGCTTCGGGCACCGGGTGTACCGGGCCGAGGACCCACGGGCGCGCGTGCTGCGGGCCACGGCGCAACGGCTCGCGGCGCCGCGGTTCGAGGTGGCCGCCGCGCTCGAGCAGGCCGCGCTCGCCGAGCTGCGGGAGCGTCGCCCCGACCGTGCCATCGAGACCAACGTCGAATTCTGGGCCGCGGTGATCCTCGACTTCGCGGGCGTGCCGCCGCAGATGATGCCCGCGATGTTCACCTGCGGCCGGACCGCCGGGTGGTGCGCGCACATCCTCGAGCAGAAACGGCTCGGCAAGCTGGTCCGCCCGGCCGCGGTCTACGTCGGGCCCGAACCGCGCAGCGTGGAGACCGTTGCCGGCTGGGACCGCGTCGCGACGTCCTGA
- a CDS encoding VOC family protein, with the protein MTQPATSYIAPHLVVDDAAAAIDFYVKAFGATEYGRVPGPGGKLIHAALDFNGSMVMLNDDFPEMNDGKSTTPKSLGGTPVTIHLQFADDVDARFQRALDAGATVVMPLEEQFWGDRYGLVRDPFGHQWSLAQTVREVSMEEMTEAMKQET; encoded by the coding sequence ATGACACAACCCGCCACGTCCTACATCGCCCCGCACCTCGTCGTCGACGACGCGGCCGCCGCCATCGACTTCTACGTCAAGGCCTTCGGCGCCACCGAGTACGGCCGCGTCCCGGGTCCCGGCGGCAAGCTGATCCACGCCGCGCTCGACTTCAACGGCTCGATGGTCATGCTCAACGACGACTTTCCCGAGATGAACGACGGCAAGTCGACGACGCCGAAGTCGCTCGGCGGCACCCCGGTGACCATTCACCTGCAGTTCGCCGACGACGTCGACGCGAGGTTCCAGCGCGCGCTCGACGCGGGCGCCACGGTCGTCATGCCGCTGGAGGAGCAGTTCTGGGGCGACCGTTACGGATTGGTGCGCGATCCGTTCGGCCACCAGTGGTCGCTCGCGCAGACCGTCCGCGAGGTCAGCATGGAGGAGATGACCGAGGCGATGAAGCAGGAGACCTAA
- a CDS encoding cytochrome P450, producing the protein MTNTPCRKATASLPVAPRNPLPLRRQLNALRRFHTGVEELRDAGGYVTRITFAPRWMLPEMVIVTSPQGAHDVLGLSDAIVERNAVHEEMRNQIGANLFVVRHEQWLPRRRLLQPIFTKKNVQNFTGAMSQAAEGIAASWPPGGVIDLDAQCRKVTMRALGRSVLGLDLDEESDRIAEPMRVMLRYVADRGVAPVRLPRWVPTPRQRRARAASATLRALAADVLDGCRRDPGRDAPLVRALMAATDPATGRGLTDAEIADELVVFIGAGHDTTATTMAYALWQLGLHPEMQDRVRREVDAIGDRQLEPGDVGHLGYTLQVLHEALRMCPPAAINGRMATEDIAVDGYRVAAGTLVAVGVYAMQRDPALWDRPNEFDPDRFRPDLAKSLDRWQYIPFGAGPRTCIGDHFAMLELALALATIVRTVEIHSREPEFPMATPFTTTAAAPILARVTGRPSYTTENPAGSAARPVSASSTASP; encoded by the coding sequence ATGACGAATACGCCATGCCGCAAGGCGACCGCATCGTTGCCCGTAGCCCCCCGCAATCCGTTGCCACTGCGCCGACAATTGAACGCGCTCCGTCGATTTCACACCGGCGTCGAGGAACTCCGCGACGCCGGTGGGTACGTCACACGAATAACGTTCGCGCCCAGATGGATGTTGCCCGAGATGGTCATCGTCACGTCGCCGCAGGGCGCGCACGACGTGTTGGGACTCTCTGATGCGATCGTCGAGCGCAACGCGGTTCACGAAGAGATGCGTAACCAGATCGGGGCGAATCTGTTCGTCGTACGGCACGAGCAATGGCTCCCGCGTCGCCGCTTGCTTCAGCCCATCTTCACGAAGAAGAACGTTCAAAACTTCACCGGGGCGATGTCGCAGGCGGCCGAGGGCATCGCCGCGAGTTGGCCGCCGGGCGGAGTGATCGACCTCGACGCGCAGTGTCGGAAGGTGACGATGCGCGCCCTGGGACGTTCGGTTCTTGGCCTCGACCTGGATGAGGAATCGGACCGGATCGCGGAACCCATGCGGGTCATGTTGAGATACGTCGCGGATCGTGGAGTCGCACCGGTGCGCCTGCCGCGGTGGGTGCCGACGCCCAGGCAGCGGCGGGCGCGTGCCGCGAGCGCAACGCTGCGCGCGCTCGCTGCTGACGTGCTCGACGGGTGCCGTCGGGATCCCGGGAGGGACGCGCCCCTGGTGCGGGCGTTGATGGCGGCGACGGATCCGGCTACCGGTCGCGGTCTCACCGACGCCGAGATCGCCGATGAGCTGGTCGTATTCATCGGCGCCGGCCACGACACCACGGCGACGACGATGGCATACGCGCTGTGGCAGCTGGGGCTCCACCCCGAGATGCAGGACCGAGTCCGCCGTGAGGTGGATGCCATTGGGGACCGGCAGCTGGAACCGGGCGACGTCGGGCACCTCGGTTACACACTTCAGGTGCTCCACGAGGCATTGCGCATGTGTCCGCCCGCGGCGATCAATGGTCGTATGGCCACGGAGGACATCGCGGTCGACGGTTACCGTGTCGCGGCGGGCACGCTGGTGGCGGTCGGGGTGTACGCGATGCAGCGGGATCCCGCACTGTGGGACCGACCAAACGAATTCGACCCCGACCGCTTCCGTCCCGATTTGGCCAAGAGCCTCGATCGGTGGCAATACATACCCTTCGGGGCCGGCCCACGGACGTGCATCGGTGATCACTTCGCGATGTTGGAACTCGCACTCGCACTGGCGACGATCGTGCGTACGGTCGAGATCCATTCACGCGAGCCGGAGTTCCCGATGGCTACGCCATTCACCACGACGGCCGCTGCGCCGATCCTGGCGCGGGTGACCGGTCGTCCGAGCTACACCACCGAGAACCCCGCCGGCAGCGCGGCCCGCCCGGTGAGCGCGAGCAGCACCGCATCGCCGTGA
- a CDS encoding cytochrome b yields the protein MYLRNGEHGYGLVTKTLHWLTVAAFTAQFAVGLTMSGDDEAFDAEKDRIDRLEDAGEEDAERRGKAAEERFEAEIDALEDRLDAREDDYVAAAFDDIASATFLEDGLSLPEAHVLLGLSLIVLGVLRVLWRMTTPLPPWAPYLRPGERSLESALEKVLLAAIFVVPVSGLALLAVGTDWLALHVAAQLVFLATVAVHVALMLTHARDGALVRML from the coding sequence GTGTACTTGCGCAACGGCGAACACGGCTACGGCCTGGTCACCAAGACACTGCACTGGTTGACGGTGGCCGCATTCACCGCGCAGTTCGCCGTCGGCTTGACGATGAGTGGTGACGACGAAGCGTTCGACGCCGAGAAGGATCGCATCGACCGGCTCGAGGACGCCGGCGAGGAGGACGCCGAACGGCGTGGGAAGGCAGCCGAGGAGCGGTTCGAGGCGGAGATCGACGCGCTCGAGGACCGGCTCGACGCCCGCGAGGACGACTACGTCGCAGCCGCCTTCGACGACATCGCTTCCGCGACCTTCCTCGAGGACGGACTGTCGCTGCCGGAAGCCCATGTCCTGCTGGGGTTGTCGCTGATCGTGCTCGGCGTGCTGCGAGTGCTGTGGCGGATGACCACGCCGCTGCCGCCGTGGGCGCCATACCTGCGGCCGGGGGAGCGGTCACTGGAGTCGGCGTTGGAGAAGGTGCTGCTCGCCGCGATATTCGTCGTGCCGGTGTCGGGTTTGGCGCTTCTCGCCGTCGGCACCGACTGGCTGGCGTTGCACGTGGCAGCGCAGCTGGTGTTCCTCGCGACGGTGGCGGTTCACGTCGCCTTGATGCTGACCCACGCCCGCGACGGCGCGCTGGTGCGCATGCTGTGA
- a CDS encoding AurF N-oxygenase family protein: protein MVVKTEPKPARTRLIRRWRKNMDVRDDTEYVNKLETLSAGSVRRNFNPYGDIDWDSPEFAVTPNDERWILPATDPFGRHPWYQAQSRERQIEIGMWRQANVAKVGLHFESILIRGLMNYAFWVPNGSPEYRYCLHESVEECNHTMMFQEMVNRIGIDVPGMPRMLKWLSQLIPLAAGPLPVVFFFGVLAGEEPIDHIQKNVLREGKALHPIMERVMAIHVAEEARHISFAHEYLHKRVTSTGRFKRFVLSLHVPIIMRVLCQAIVVPPKAFWEEFDIPKSVKKEIFFDLPEGRQFLRDTFGDVRMLCHETGLMNPLAKLIWKICKIDGPASRYRSEPQRQHVVAVA from the coding sequence ATGGTCGTCAAGACCGAACCCAAGCCAGCACGCACCCGCCTCATCCGGCGGTGGCGCAAGAACATGGACGTCCGCGACGACACCGAGTACGTGAACAAGTTGGAGACGCTGTCCGCGGGTTCCGTGCGACGCAACTTCAACCCGTACGGCGACATCGACTGGGATTCTCCCGAGTTCGCGGTCACGCCCAACGACGAGCGCTGGATCCTGCCGGCCACCGACCCGTTCGGCAGGCACCCCTGGTACCAGGCGCAGTCCAGGGAACGTCAGATCGAGATCGGCATGTGGCGTCAGGCCAACGTGGCGAAGGTCGGCCTGCACTTCGAGTCGATCCTCATCCGCGGCCTGATGAACTACGCGTTCTGGGTGCCCAACGGCTCGCCCGAGTACCGCTACTGCCTCCACGAGTCCGTCGAGGAGTGCAACCACACCATGATGTTCCAGGAGATGGTCAACCGCATCGGCATCGACGTGCCCGGCATGCCCCGCATGCTGAAGTGGCTGTCGCAGCTCATTCCGCTCGCCGCGGGTCCGCTGCCGGTCGTGTTCTTCTTCGGCGTGCTCGCCGGCGAGGAGCCCATCGACCACATCCAGAAGAACGTCCTGCGCGAGGGCAAGGCGCTGCACCCGATCATGGAGCGCGTCATGGCCATTCACGTGGCCGAGGAAGCCCGGCACATCTCGTTCGCCCATGAGTACCTGCACAAGCGGGTGACGAGCACCGGTCGCTTCAAGCGCTTCGTGCTGTCGCTGCACGTGCCGATCATCATGCGCGTGCTGTGCCAGGCGATCGTGGTGCCGCCGAAGGCCTTCTGGGAGGAGTTCGACATCCCGAAGTCCGTGAAGAAGGAGATCTTCTTCGACCTGCCGGAGGGCCGCCAGTTCCTGCGCGACACGTTCGGTGACGTCCGAATGCTGTGCCACGAGACCGGCCTGATGAACCCGCTGGCCAAGCTGATCTGGAAGATCTGCAAGATCGACGGACCGGCGAGCCGCTACCGCAGCGAGCCGCAACGCCAGCACGTCGTCGCCGTCGCGTAG
- the pdxH gene encoding pyridoxamine 5'-phosphate oxidase, protein MPDDDREHLVRMRVEYGSVEKDGSADLDVDWLGDDPATGWITLLRTWIADAERAGVVEPNAMVVGTVDERGWPVTRTVLCKGVDDTGIVFYSNYDSAKGAQLRTHPQASATFPWYGLGRQVHVRGTVTKVAPEVTAEYWSKRPRGSQLGAWASHQSSPIASREALLAQLADVTSRFADDDVVPVPPHWGGYHVAAEEIEFWQGRENRLHNRIHVAGGRVTRLQP, encoded by the coding sequence ATGCCCGACGACGATCGCGAACACCTGGTCAGGATGCGGGTGGAGTACGGCTCGGTGGAGAAGGACGGCAGTGCCGACCTCGACGTCGACTGGCTCGGGGACGATCCCGCGACCGGGTGGATCACGTTGTTGCGCACGTGGATCGCCGACGCCGAGCGGGCCGGGGTCGTCGAGCCCAACGCCATGGTGGTCGGCACCGTCGACGAGCGGGGATGGCCCGTCACCCGCACGGTGTTGTGCAAGGGCGTCGACGACACCGGCATCGTGTTCTACAGCAACTACGACTCCGCGAAGGGCGCACAGCTGCGCACCCACCCTCAGGCGTCGGCGACCTTCCCCTGGTATGGGCTGGGCCGCCAGGTCCACGTCCGCGGCACGGTGACCAAGGTCGCTCCGGAGGTCACCGCCGAGTACTGGTCCAAGCGCCCGCGCGGGTCTCAGCTCGGGGCGTGGGCCTCGCACCAGTCGAGCCCGATCGCCTCGCGGGAGGCGCTGCTCGCGCAGCTGGCCGACGTCACCTCCCGGTTCGCCGACGACGACGTCGTCCCGGTGCCGCCGCACTGGGGCGGCTACCACGTCGCTGCCGAGGAGATCGAGTTCTGGCAGGGCCGGGAGAACCGGTTGCACAACCGCATTCACGTCGCGGGCGGCCGAGTCACCCGCCTCCAGCCTTAA
- a CDS encoding helix-turn-helix transcriptional regulator: protein MGWPVVSRDAEFSACLSASTAGSGYNGAVLVGEAGIGKTTLARSVATALDPGGSATRYVLGTRTGRDLPLAAFSRLLPTDTARHPAAMLAAAHHALADFGDLILVVDDAHYLDTLSALLIQQLSGTGTVRLILTIRAGDDVPDAVSATWKEGNLRRIPIGGLSRAQTADLVTSVLDGEVDGGVIDLLHDYAAGSPLMLRGVLAQAGGDGTLLQEGGVWRLKGPLQVSDNVRQVIGSRLATLDPSEIDLLETVSVAEVVDWDALICLFDIELIDRAERHGAIHVVDDGPMRVARPAHPLIGDVVRGRCGVARARAINGLLARCYAELCSADATQPGSSGVVHRIRLAQFMTNSDLAPDLELIDQAAASALTMSKLDLAETLARFAVDRGGGLASATVLAEALSWQGRGEEAEAVLARYEPAGHHPALVARWGGLRAANLFFACGRADAARSVLTIVRQTVTEPLLLTIATAMEVSFAYLSGDVEKSVALGTSALEDEMVGPAVVWTGMATAGALAMTGRFDAVGPVAACALEASERCESGPQRYLIGMAEMLAQLNFGDFDAAERTCARYGAMASGVPQAVAVTAAFAAKVDLERGRLTRSAETLHRSLDAMAESLPTALTMVVSSWSAQAHAAHGDLDASKHAVAQAEQAAGPQAEVFVPELLVGRAWVNAAMGETSKARWYAIRAADRARRSGTHAMEMYALHTAVRFGDSGQEARMRRLADLLGAPLPAAMWLHCRALADHDGGRLDEAARRFMDIGALALAADAAAHAAAAHARAGMRSSELASASRAQSLARQCGLRSPATLAGGAPLPLTDREREVATLVGLGSTNREIAERLGVSVRTIDGHLYRIYPKLGVHTRDQLARLLAGES from the coding sequence GTGGGGTGGCCGGTTGTATCGCGCGACGCCGAGTTCTCCGCATGCCTCAGCGCCTCGACCGCGGGTTCTGGCTACAACGGGGCGGTTTTGGTCGGCGAGGCCGGGATTGGCAAGACCACACTCGCCCGGTCGGTTGCCACTGCGCTCGATCCTGGCGGAAGCGCCACGCGATACGTGCTGGGCACGCGAACCGGTAGAGACTTGCCGCTCGCCGCATTCTCCCGGCTGCTGCCCACGGACACGGCCCGCCACCCCGCGGCAATGCTCGCCGCCGCCCACCACGCGCTCGCAGATTTCGGCGACTTGATCCTCGTCGTCGACGACGCGCACTACCTCGACACGCTCTCAGCGCTGTTGATCCAACAGTTGAGCGGTACCGGCACGGTCCGCCTGATCCTCACCATCCGCGCTGGCGACGACGTTCCCGATGCCGTATCGGCGACGTGGAAGGAAGGCAACCTGCGTCGTATCCCCATCGGCGGGCTGAGTCGAGCACAAACCGCCGATTTGGTCACGTCGGTCCTCGACGGTGAGGTCGACGGCGGGGTTATCGACCTTCTGCATGACTACGCAGCGGGATCACCATTGATGTTGAGGGGTGTGCTCGCGCAAGCTGGGGGCGACGGCACCCTGCTGCAGGAAGGTGGGGTCTGGCGTCTGAAGGGGCCTTTGCAGGTCAGCGACAACGTCCGCCAAGTCATTGGGAGCCGGTTGGCGACGCTCGATCCCTCGGAGATCGATCTTCTCGAGACTGTCTCGGTCGCCGAGGTCGTCGACTGGGACGCTCTCATCTGCCTGTTCGACATCGAACTCATCGACCGGGCGGAGCGTCACGGTGCGATCCACGTCGTCGACGACGGCCCGATGCGTGTCGCGCGACCCGCGCACCCCCTCATAGGAGACGTCGTCCGCGGGCGTTGCGGCGTTGCCCGAGCAAGGGCGATCAATGGCCTGCTGGCGCGATGTTATGCCGAGCTGTGTTCCGCAGATGCAACGCAACCCGGCTCGTCGGGAGTCGTGCATCGGATCCGCCTCGCCCAGTTCATGACGAACAGCGACCTCGCGCCCGACCTCGAACTCATCGACCAGGCTGCAGCGAGTGCCTTGACGATGTCCAAGCTGGACCTCGCCGAGACGCTGGCGCGCTTCGCCGTGGACCGAGGTGGTGGGCTGGCGTCGGCGACGGTGCTCGCGGAAGCCCTGAGCTGGCAGGGGAGGGGTGAGGAGGCCGAGGCCGTACTTGCCCGGTACGAGCCGGCCGGGCATCACCCCGCACTGGTGGCACGGTGGGGTGGCCTACGGGCGGCGAACCTGTTCTTTGCCTGCGGTCGGGCCGATGCCGCGCGGTCGGTGTTGACGATCGTCAGACAGACGGTCACCGAACCGCTGCTGTTGACGATCGCGACCGCCATGGAAGTCTCCTTCGCTTATTTGAGCGGGGACGTCGAGAAGTCGGTAGCCCTCGGGACGTCGGCACTCGAGGACGAAATGGTCGGCCCCGCAGTGGTATGGACGGGCATGGCGACCGCGGGAGCGTTGGCGATGACGGGTCGTTTCGATGCGGTCGGCCCGGTAGCTGCATGCGCGTTGGAGGCCTCGGAGCGTTGCGAATCTGGGCCCCAGCGCTATTTGATCGGCATGGCCGAGATGTTGGCGCAACTCAACTTCGGTGACTTCGATGCCGCTGAGCGCACCTGCGCGAGGTATGGCGCCATGGCGTCAGGGGTCCCGCAGGCCGTGGCCGTGACCGCGGCGTTCGCAGCCAAGGTGGACCTCGAGCGAGGACGCCTCACCCGTTCCGCTGAGACGTTGCACCGATCGTTGGACGCGATGGCCGAGTCGCTGCCCACCGCTTTGACGATGGTCGTCTCATCCTGGTCTGCCCAGGCGCACGCCGCACATGGTGACCTAGACGCATCGAAACACGCTGTAGCACAGGCAGAGCAGGCAGCGGGTCCGCAGGCCGAGGTGTTCGTTCCGGAGCTACTCGTCGGCCGGGCTTGGGTGAACGCCGCCATGGGGGAGACGTCAAAGGCACGGTGGTATGCCATCCGTGCCGCCGACCGTGCCCGGCGCTCGGGTACGCACGCCATGGAGATGTACGCGTTGCACACGGCGGTGCGTTTCGGCGATTCCGGCCAGGAGGCACGGATGCGAAGGCTGGCAGACCTTCTCGGGGCACCGCTGCCGGCCGCCATGTGGCTGCACTGTCGTGCGCTCGCAGACCACGACGGGGGTCGACTCGACGAAGCGGCCCGACGATTCATGGACATCGGTGCCCTGGCGTTGGCTGCCGACGCCGCGGCGCATGCCGCCGCAGCGCATGCGCGTGCGGGCATGCGCTCGTCGGAACTCGCGTCAGCATCGCGCGCGCAGTCGCTGGCGCGGCAGTGCGGGCTGAGATCCCCGGCGACGCTGGCCGGCGGCGCCCCGCTGCCGCTGACCGACCGAGAGCGTGAAGTCGCGACTTTGGTGGGCCTGGGCTCGACCAACCGCGAGATCGCCGAGCGTCTGGGCGTCTCGGTGCGCACGATCGACGGGCACCTCTACCGGATCTATCCCAAGCTGGGTGTGCACACCCGCGATCAGCTAGCGCGGCTCTTGGCTGGTGAATCGTGA
- a CDS encoding maleylpyruvate isomerase N-terminal domain-containing protein, which yields MAPTYTAAAEAITDLVRRIPDDAWDGPGLGDWDLRSLVGHASRSFVTVSTYLRAPAEREDLGSAVDYVARLREMAAGLGAADVVERGRQAGRDLGADPAAAVDALARTALSDVAAAGDPLITVIGGLGIRLSNYLPTRTFELTVHGLDIARAAGLDLVLPAEVLEEATVLAARVGVALGHGDAVLLALTGRAALPAGFSVV from the coding sequence ATGGCGCCGACGTACACCGCTGCGGCGGAGGCGATCACGGATCTGGTGCGACGGATCCCGGACGACGCGTGGGACGGTCCCGGTCTGGGTGACTGGGACCTGCGGTCGCTGGTCGGGCATGCGTCGCGGTCGTTCGTCACGGTCAGCACCTACCTGCGCGCCCCCGCCGAGCGCGAGGACCTCGGCAGCGCCGTCGACTACGTCGCACGGCTGCGTGAGATGGCAGCGGGCCTCGGCGCCGCCGACGTCGTCGAACGCGGCAGGCAGGCAGGCCGCGACCTCGGCGCCGACCCCGCCGCTGCCGTCGACGCCCTGGCGCGCACCGCCCTGTCCGACGTCGCGGCAGCGGGCGACCCGCTGATCACCGTGATCGGCGGCCTCGGCATCCGGCTGAGCAACTACCTGCCGACCCGCACCTTCGAACTCACAGTGCACGGGCTCGACATCGCGCGGGCCGCAGGCCTCGACCTGGTCCTGCCCGCCGAGGTGCTCGAGGAGGCGACCGTGCTGGCCGCGCGGGTCGGCGTCGCGCTGGGTCACGGCGATGCGGTGCTGCTCGCGCTCACCGGGCGGGCCGCGCTGCCGGCGGGGTTCTCGGTGGTGTAG
- a CDS encoding FAD-dependent oxidoreductase codes for MPHVITQSCCSDGSCVYACPVNCIHPSPDEPGFATAEMLFIDPVACVDCGACVSACPVGAISPDTKLEPEQLPFVELNAAFYPKREGKLPPTSKLAPVLEAPRVERGDGPLRVAIVGSGPAAMYAADELLTQQGVEVNVFEKLPTPYGLVRAGVAPDHQTTKRVTRLFDGTTRLPGFTFYLNVEVGNHVSHRELLEHHHAVLYAVGAPNDKRLDVEGMNLPGTGTATEIVAWFNGHPEFADLPVDLGSERVVVIGNGNVALDVARILTSDPDDLARTDIADHALAALRDSKVREVVIAARRGPADSAFTLPELIGLTATHEVVLDRADHELVQRDLAECTDPLTRNKLEILSKLGDADAPATRPRIRFAYRMTPQRVLGTDRVEGMAFTVTGGDDVRTLPAGLVLTSIGYRGRAIRDLPFDEETGVVPNESGRVVGAPGTYVAGWIKRGPTGFIGTNKSCAAQTVHELVADFNAGALRDPRGRPVHLDRLIRARQPELVDVAGWKAIDAAEVARGGDDRPRDKFTEISDMLAAAATAPKPSMRERLLAGLGL; via the coding sequence ATGCCCCACGTAATCACCCAATCGTGTTGCAGTGACGGGTCGTGCGTCTACGCGTGCCCCGTCAACTGCATCCATCCGTCGCCCGACGAGCCCGGGTTCGCGACCGCGGAGATGCTGTTCATCGACCCGGTGGCGTGCGTCGACTGCGGGGCGTGCGTGTCGGCGTGCCCGGTGGGGGCGATCTCGCCCGACACGAAGCTGGAGCCTGAGCAGCTTCCGTTCGTCGAGTTGAACGCGGCGTTTTACCCGAAACGGGAGGGCAAGCTGCCCCCGACGTCGAAGCTGGCGCCGGTGCTCGAGGCGCCCAGGGTGGAGCGTGGCGACGGGCCGCTGCGAGTGGCGATCGTGGGCTCGGGCCCCGCTGCGATGTACGCCGCCGACGAGTTGCTCACCCAGCAGGGCGTCGAAGTCAACGTGTTCGAGAAGCTGCCGACGCCCTACGGACTGGTCCGCGCCGGGGTCGCCCCGGATCATCAGACGACCAAGCGCGTCACACGGCTGTTCGACGGGACGACGCGGCTGCCGGGGTTCACGTTCTACCTCAACGTGGAGGTCGGCAACCACGTCAGTCACCGCGAGCTACTCGAACATCACCACGCCGTGCTGTACGCGGTGGGTGCGCCCAACGACAAGCGTCTCGACGTCGAGGGCATGAACCTGCCGGGAACCGGTACGGCGACCGAGATCGTCGCGTGGTTCAATGGCCACCCCGAGTTCGCCGATCTGCCAGTTGATCTCGGCTCCGAGCGGGTCGTGGTGATCGGCAACGGCAACGTCGCGCTGGACGTCGCGCGGATCCTCACCAGCGATCCCGACGACCTCGCCCGCACCGACATCGCCGACCACGCGTTGGCGGCGCTGCGCGACTCGAAGGTGCGCGAGGTGGTGATCGCGGCCCGCCGAGGCCCCGCCGACTCCGCGTTCACGCTTCCAGAACTCATCGGTCTGACGGCCACCCACGAGGTCGTGCTCGACCGCGCCGACCACGAACTGGTACAGCGGGATCTCGCCGAGTGCACGGATCCGTTGACCCGCAACAAGCTCGAGATCCTGTCGAAGCTCGGCGACGCCGACGCCCCGGCCACCCGTCCGCGCATCAGGTTCGCCTACCGGATGACGCCGCAGCGGGTGCTCGGCACCGACCGCGTCGAGGGCATGGCCTTCACCGTGACCGGTGGCGACGACGTGCGCACCCTGCCCGCCGGGCTGGTGCTCACCTCGATCGGCTACCGCGGCAGGGCGATTCGCGACCTCCCGTTCGACGAGGAGACCGGGGTCGTGCCCAACGAGTCCGGCCGCGTCGTCGGGGCGCCCGGCACCTACGTGGCGGGCTGGATCAAGCGGGGTCCGACGGGGTTCATCGGCACCAACAAGTCCTGCGCGGCGCAGACCGTCCACGAATTGGTGGCGGACTTCAATGCCGGCGCGCTTCGCGATCCGCGTGGCAGGCCGGTCCACCTCGACCGGCTGATCCGGGCACGCCAACCCGAGCTGGTCGACGTGGCGGGCTGGAAGGCCATCGACGCGGCCGAGGTCGCCCGTGGTGGCGACGACCGGCCGCGGGACAAGTTCACCGAGATCTCCGACATGCTCGCCGCCGCCGCGACGGCACCGAAACCGTCCATGCGCGAACGGCTCCTGGCCGGCCTGGGCCTTTGA